The Rhodoluna lacicola genome includes the window CAGCTGGCACACAGAAATCACCGATGGCCTACTTGCCGGTGCCGAGCGCGCACTGCAAAAAGCTGGCAACGACACCTACGAAGTGTGGCGTGTGCCCGGTGCTTTTGAGTTACCCCTTGGAGCACAAAAAGCAATCGACGCTGGCGCAGAAGTTGTGATTGCCCTTGGTGTTGTAATTCAGGGTGAGACTCCGCACTTTGAATACGTTTGCTCATCAGCTACCGACGGCCTTACGCGCGTGCAGCTAGACAGTGGCGTGCCAGTTGGCTTTGGTCTCCTTACCGTAGATACTGCCGAGCAGGCGCTCGAGCGTGCCGGGCTGGAGAATTCTAAGGAAGACAAGGGTGCCGAAGCCGTAGAGGCCGCAGTGCTAATGGCTAGACTCTAGACATGATTACTACAGCAACTCTTTTACGAGACTCAATGCTTGTTCTGCACTTTGTGGGACTTGCCTCACTGCTAGGTGGATTCCTAGTCCAGATTAAAGCCCTAAAACCAGGTACCGCCAAGATTATCCCAGCGATGATTCACGGTGCTTGGACCATGCTGGTCACCGGTCTGCTACT containing:
- the ribH gene encoding 6,7-dimethyl-8-ribityllumazine synthase → MSGAGAPKLEIDASGLQVAIVVTSWHTEITDGLLAGAERALQKAGNDTYEVWRVPGAFELPLGAQKAIDAGAEVVIALGVVIQGETPHFEYVCSSATDGLTRVQLDSGVPVGFGLLTVDTAEQALERAGLENSKEDKGAEAVEAAVLMARL